The Magnetococcales bacterium genome contains a region encoding:
- a CDS encoding Na/Pi cotransporter family protein, with translation QIANAHTIFNVVMALVFLPFGTLFARFCEAVVPDKTEAELAAEGAVSGAYKPKYLDDNLLTTPALAIGMVRREMNIMADTLEQMINDVPDAVFKGDLKKMEEIRQLDDRVDEIHDAIAHYLSQVGSQNIPAHTADEVMAAITATSEMESIGDIIENNLSHLAEVCASGNIKLSDEVIGALGEYHQAVKKAFQTSVTAFVSDNRQAAEMVMNMKDEISSMDAQSRAKQMQALQSGEAVDSLNTYTLQMDIRENLKRIYYHTKRISKLVARTEDAAAWKAVS, from the coding sequence CAGATCGCCAACGCCCACACCATCTTCAATGTGGTAATGGCCCTGGTCTTCCTTCCCTTTGGAACGCTCTTTGCCCGCTTCTGCGAAGCCGTTGTGCCCGACAAGACCGAAGCCGAACTCGCCGCCGAAGGGGCTGTTTCCGGAGCTTACAAGCCCAAATATCTGGATGACAATCTGCTCACCACCCCGGCCCTGGCCATCGGTATGGTCCGCCGTGAAATGAACATCATGGCCGACACTCTGGAGCAGATGATCAACGATGTGCCTGACGCGGTCTTCAAGGGGGATCTCAAAAAGATGGAAGAGATTCGCCAACTGGATGACCGGGTGGATGAAATTCACGATGCCATCGCCCACTATCTCTCCCAGGTGGGTAGCCAAAACATTCCGGCCCACACCGCTGACGAAGTGATGGCTGCCATCACCGCCACCAGTGAGATGGAGTCCATCGGCGACATCATCGAGAACAACCTCTCCCATCTGGCCGAAGTGTGCGCCAGCGGCAACATCAAGCTTTCTGATGAAGTGATCGGTGCCCTGGGTGAATATCACCAAGCCGTGAAAAAAGCCTTCCAAACCTCGGTGACCGCTTTTGTCTCCGACAATCGCCAGGCTGCTGAGATGGTGATGAACATGAAGGATGAAATCAGCAGTATGGATGCCCAGAGCCGGGCCAAGCAGATGCAGGCCCTGCAGAGTGGTGAAGCAGTGGACAGCTTGAACACCTATACCCTGCAGATGGATATCCGTGAAAACCTGAAACGGATCTACTATCACACCAAACGGATTTCCAAGCTGGTGGCCCGCACCGAGGACGCCGCTGCCTGGAAAGCGGTTTCCTGA